The Planctomycetaceae bacterium genome contains a region encoding:
- a CDS encoding TIM barrel protein yields MDVLLEPLPFVNSRNHSASDIRVSEALNATTLAELVGEVSELTRRGIAMVSIRRQQILRIGPAPLQHVLADSGLEVSSIGFAGGFTGTLGRGYKQAVDDTRRAIELAAEFRARSVIVVAGSRNLHTRRHAERIVRDGLNDCLDDALRLRVTMLVPMNSVFGHRREVYRPEHLAPLDWIDSLESLRIRSLLMLRGQSPWNHLPDCWRRCLTSGGYLRASPRCRAINGSQHLLSHIASRLEIASRKKEVKTRAG; encoded by the coding sequence ATGGACGTCCTGCTTGAGCCGTTGCCGTTTGTCAATTCCCGAAATCACTCAGCGTCCGACATACGCGTGTCGGAGGCGCTGAATGCAACGACCCTTGCGGAACTGGTTGGGGAGGTTTCCGAACTGACGCGTCGCGGTATCGCGATGGTCAGCATTCGGCGACAGCAGATTCTGAGAATCGGTCCCGCACCACTTCAGCATGTGCTTGCCGACAGCGGGCTGGAGGTTTCCAGCATCGGGTTTGCGGGAGGATTCACGGGAACTCTGGGGCGGGGATACAAACAGGCCGTGGACGATACTCGTCGCGCCATCGAACTCGCGGCCGAGTTTCGCGCGAGATCCGTGATCGTGGTGGCGGGGAGCCGCAATCTGCACACCCGTCGACATGCCGAACGAATTGTGCGTGACGGACTGAACGACTGTCTGGACGACGCTCTGCGACTTCGAGTCACAATGCTGGTGCCGATGAATTCCGTGTTCGGCCATCGCCGTGAAGTCTATCGGCCGGAGCATCTGGCGCCGCTGGACTGGATTGACAGTCTGGAATCTCTGCGCATCCGCAGCCTGCTGATGCTGCGAGGTCAGTCGCCGTGGAATCATCTGCCTGACTGCTGGCGTCGCTGCCTGACGTCCGGCGGCTATCTGCGAGCCAGCCCAAGGTGCCGGGCCATCAACGGCAGTCAGCACCTGCTGTCACATATCGCCTCGCGGCTGGAAATCGCCAGCCGCAAGAAGGAAGTGAAGACCCGCGCCGGCTGA
- a CDS encoding calcium/sodium antiporter: MTTFALLLGGFLGLVAGSELLVRGAVRLAAAMKISPLVIGLTIVAFGTSAPELAVSVSSALAGQPDLAVGNVIGSNIFNTLLILGLSALIVPLVVHQKLIVFDVPIMVGVSILLLLFAQDQQISRFEGAGLFAGIILYTVWCVIAGRRESAAVRKEYSVEYSDETPASSTESLRHRLLRMAGYLGLVAAGAALLVLGSNWMVEGAVEVARWLGVSELVIGLTVIAAGTSLPEAATSVMAAVRNERDIAVGNAVGSNLFNIMSVLGLTAVVAPKGLAVSSEALRFDLPVMVVAAILCVPIFVTGRQISRSNGAVLLCGYVVYVSVLVFQATWGTGG, from the coding sequence ATGACGACGTTTGCGTTGCTGCTGGGCGGGTTCCTCGGTCTTGTCGCGGGATCCGAATTGCTTGTTCGCGGAGCGGTGCGGCTGGCTGCGGCGATGAAGATTTCGCCGCTGGTGATCGGCCTGACAATTGTGGCTTTCGGCACCAGTGCTCCGGAACTGGCGGTGTCGGTTTCCTCCGCGCTGGCCGGTCAGCCGGACCTGGCTGTCGGAAATGTCATCGGCAGTAACATCTTCAATACTCTGCTGATCCTGGGACTCAGCGCTCTGATCGTGCCGCTTGTGGTCCATCAGAAACTGATTGTGTTCGATGTTCCGATCATGGTCGGAGTTTCCATCCTGCTGCTGCTGTTCGCGCAGGATCAGCAGATCAGCCGATTCGAAGGCGCGGGGCTGTTTGCCGGAATCATTCTGTATACCGTCTGGTGTGTGATTGCCGGTCGCAGGGAATCCGCTGCGGTCCGAAAGGAATATTCCGTCGAATACAGCGATGAGACGCCCGCTTCGTCGACCGAAAGTCTGCGACACAGACTGCTGAGAATGGCGGGCTATCTGGGACTCGTGGCTGCCGGCGCGGCGCTGCTGGTGCTCGGATCGAACTGGATGGTTGAAGGTGCCGTCGAAGTCGCTCGCTGGCTGGGTGTCAGCGAGCTGGTGATCGGCCTGACGGTGATCGCCGCCGGAACCTCGCTGCCGGAAGCCGCCACATCCGTCATGGCAGCGGTGCGGAACGAACGTGATATCGCAGTGGGCAACGCGGTGGGCAGCAATCTGTTCAACATCATGAGCGTGCTGGGGCTGACGGCTGTCGTCGCCCCGAAGGGCCTGGCCGTTTCGTCGGAAGCACTGCGGTTTGATCTTCCGGTGATGGTGGTCGCCGCGATTCTGTGTGTCCCGATCTTTGTCACCGGCCGGCAGATTTCCCGCTCAAACGGCGCAGTTCTGCTGTGCGGATACGTTGTCTACGTTTCCGTGCTGGTCTTTCAGGCCACCTGGGGAACCGGCGGCTGA
- a CDS encoding asparagine synthase-related protein: MTEEEATERLDTSINSSVKRQMVSDVPLGAFLSGGLDSSAVVRGMKHSGATSVDTFTIGFEEASFDNRRTPNRSPEF, translated from the coding sequence ATGACGGAAGAGGAAGCGACGGAGCGACTCGACACGTCGATCAACTCATCGGTGAAACGCCAGATGGTCAGCGACGTTCCGCTGGGAGCGTTCCTGAGCGGCGGGCTGGATTCGTCGGCCGTCGTGCGAGGCATGAAGCACAGCGGAGCCACTTCCGTCGACACGTTCACGATCGGTTTCGAAGAAGCCAGCTTCGACAATCGACGTACGCCAAACAGGTCGCCGGAATTTTGA
- a CDS encoding prenyltransferase/squalene oxidase repeat-containing protein — MVHSRRLTAATTRHVHHIVLPALLCGACFGLSLFSAAATFAAPAATAADDEETDAAVQKALDYLASQQKRQGYWEANQGQYRVAMTALAGTAMLAEGSTTTTGRYSRPISDAVDYLLAMSRPNGLIGYREDGHYTYGHGFSMVFLSQVFGEEEDLQRREEIREVLVKAVQFCADAQTSRGGWGYVSAKEGSDFDEGSTCITQVQGLRACRNAGIPVSKEIIDRAIKYIDDCTTSSGGVQYSIRGGGERPPITAAALAALFNAGEYDTELSRKMRAYCEENIWPDKSVSARNGHWHYMHFYYAQVIYRQGGDRWRQYRREITEEILKRTQANGGWSDQQIGPVYTTAINCIILQLEKGYLPIYQR; from the coding sequence ATGGTACATTCACGACGGCTCACCGCGGCGACGACACGGCACGTGCATCACATCGTTCTGCCGGCATTGCTGTGCGGAGCCTGCTTTGGACTGTCATTGTTCAGCGCAGCAGCCACGTTCGCCGCGCCCGCGGCAACCGCCGCCGACGATGAGGAGACCGACGCGGCCGTTCAAAAAGCGCTGGACTATCTGGCGTCGCAGCAGAAGCGACAGGGGTACTGGGAAGCCAACCAGGGACAGTATCGAGTCGCCATGACGGCTCTGGCCGGCACGGCGATGCTTGCCGAAGGTTCCACCACGACCACCGGCAGATACTCCCGCCCCATCAGCGACGCCGTGGATTACCTGCTGGCAATGAGCCGCCCGAACGGTCTGATCGGCTACCGCGAAGACGGACACTACACCTATGGCCACGGATTTTCGATGGTGTTTCTCAGCCAGGTGTTCGGCGAAGAAGAGGATCTTCAGAGGCGGGAGGAAATTCGCGAGGTGCTGGTGAAAGCCGTGCAGTTCTGCGCAGACGCTCAGACAAGTCGCGGCGGCTGGGGCTACGTTTCGGCGAAGGAAGGCAGCGATTTCGACGAAGGGTCGACGTGTATTACTCAGGTGCAGGGCCTGCGAGCCTGCCGAAATGCGGGCATCCCTGTTTCGAAGGAAATCATCGACCGCGCGATCAAGTACATCGACGACTGCACAACATCCAGCGGCGGAGTGCAGTACAGTATTCGAGGCGGCGGCGAGCGTCCTCCCATCACCGCCGCGGCGCTGGCAGCGCTGTTCAACGCCGGTGAATACGACACGGAACTCAGCCGAAAAATGCGGGCCTACTGCGAGGAGAATATCTGGCCGGACAAGTCGGTCAGCGCCCGCAACGGTCACTGGCACTACATGCATTTCTACTACGCTCAGGTCATTTACCGCCAGGGCGGTGACCGGTGGAGGCAGTATCGCAGGGAGATCACGGAAGAAATCCTGAAGCGAACTCAGGCCAACGGCGGCTGGTCGGACCAGCAGATTGGACCGGTTTACACGACGGCAATCAACTGCATCATCCTGCAACTTGAAAAGGGATATCTGCCGATTTACCAGCGGTGA
- a CDS encoding class I tRNA ligase family protein — MPRYDAARAKTIEARWQKFWDEHNTFKAGDPANGKDKLYVLDMFPYPSGSGLHVGHPEGYTATDIVCRYARMNGKNVLHPMGWDAFGLPAEEHAVKTGTHPRETTEQNIDTFRRQLKMLGFSYDWSREIATTDPDYYRWTQWIFLELFDTWYDPEFTWTGPDGKSRTGMGRRIEELTIPDTILAIGPDAVRRYQDAHRLAYISEAPVNWCPALGTVLANEEIIDGKSERGGHPVERVPLKQWMLKITSYADRLANELDDLDWPESIKLLQRNWIGRSTGAEVDFFIGSDREGEAPAEPHAHSNANTGSGSAGASPSQTEFEAWKRHRAHTGFPEKPDDDVLRVYTTRPDTLYGATYMVIAPGTSAGRPVDHARSGAGSQ; from the coding sequence ATGCCTCGATACGACGCTGCCCGCGCAAAGACGATTGAAGCCCGCTGGCAGAAATTCTGGGACGAACACAACACGTTCAAGGCCGGTGATCCCGCCAACGGCAAAGACAAACTGTACGTGCTGGACATGTTCCCGTACCCATCCGGCAGCGGTCTGCACGTCGGCCACCCGGAAGGCTACACGGCGACTGACATTGTCTGCCGCTACGCTCGGATGAATGGAAAAAACGTCCTGCACCCGATGGGCTGGGACGCCTTCGGTCTTCCCGCCGAAGAACATGCCGTCAAGACGGGAACGCACCCGCGCGAAACGACCGAACAGAACATCGACACGTTCCGCCGCCAGTTGAAGATGCTGGGATTCAGCTACGACTGGTCTCGCGAAATCGCCACGACGGATCCGGACTACTACCGCTGGACTCAGTGGATCTTCCTGGAACTGTTCGACACGTGGTACGACCCCGAATTCACCTGGACCGGTCCCGACGGCAAGTCCCGCACCGGCATGGGCCGCCGCATTGAAGAACTGACGATTCCCGACACCATTCTCGCTATTGGGCCGGACGCCGTTCGCCGTTATCAGGACGCTCATCGGCTGGCGTACATCAGCGAAGCTCCGGTCAACTGGTGTCCGGCACTCGGCACGGTGCTGGCGAACGAAGAAATCATCGACGGCAAGAGCGAACGCGGCGGCCATCCGGTCGAACGAGTTCCCCTGAAGCAGTGGATGCTGAAGATCACGTCGTACGCCGACCGCCTGGCAAACGAACTGGACGATCTGGACTGGCCCGAAAGCATCAAGCTGCTGCAACGCAACTGGATCGGCCGGAGCACGGGTGCGGAAGTCGATTTCTTTATCGGGAGCGATCGGGAGGGCGAGGCTCCCGCCGAGCCGCATGCGCATTCGAATGCCAACACCGGCAGTGGCTCAGCAGGAGCTTCGCCCTCCCAGACGGAATTCGAAGCCTGGAAACGCCACCGCGCGCACACCGGGTTCCCGGAAAAACCGGACGACGACGTCCTGCGCGTGTACACAACGCGGCCCGACACGCTGTACGGCGCAACATATATGGTGATCGCTCCCGGAACATCCGCTGGTCGACCAGTTGATCACGCCCGCTCAGGCGCAGGAAGTCAGTGA
- a CDS encoding asparagine synthase-related protein encodes MLVKVDRMSMAHGLEVRVPLLDNDVVQTCLSIPPQFKRNGKRGKLVLKNSLRKDLPCQIIDRRKAGFLIPLEQWISSDWQPLLRETLTEDFAHQTGMLNWPTIQRMLEQQSSGKADHAYALFAAGAGRLVAAVDHSGTSAETDAARLRAATRAAAVAPSRREATTHVYREIRLLSSAPFCIEPLNASIEGKPRNDRSRCCDTGRRQSTRMKSELPKVLHPVCGRLMIEFVLDAARDAGVGKLIVVVGHKADTVRDALKHHGDVVFAEQKEQNGTGHAVMMCEQELDGHDGSTLILAGDTPLLRGSSLKALLDHQQRENASCVIGTADTANNEGLGRVVRDSAGRFVCIREQKDASEEERRITEINTGCYAFSTPRLLSSLRQLKPNNVQAEYYLTDCPRILMDEGDNVAASCSLTIEEAIGVNTRVQLAEVRAHIQREILNDLMTSGVTIVDPLQTSIDFGVKIGPDTVVKPGCVIEGQVTIGANCTIGPHAHIVGPKSIGDGSVITRT; translated from the coding sequence ATGCTGGTGAAGGTCGATCGCATGAGTATGGCTCACGGCCTGGAAGTGCGAGTTCCGCTGCTGGACAACGACGTCGTGCAAACGTGCCTGTCCATTCCGCCGCAATTCAAACGCAACGGAAAACGCGGCAAGCTGGTTCTGAAGAATTCACTTCGCAAGGACCTTCCCTGCCAAATTATCGACCGTCGCAAGGCCGGATTTCTGATTCCGCTGGAACAGTGGATCAGCAGTGACTGGCAGCCGCTGCTGCGGGAAACTCTGACCGAAGACTTCGCACATCAAACGGGAATGCTGAATTGGCCGACGATTCAACGGATGCTGGAGCAACAATCGTCCGGAAAAGCCGACCACGCCTACGCACTGTTCGCGGCTGGTGCTGGGCGTCTGGTGGCGGCTGTGGATCACTCAGGAACGTCCGCTGAAACTGACGCGGCGCGACTTCGCGCTGCAACACGTGCAGCGGCTGTAGCTCCATCGCGCCGAGAGGCGACGACTCACGTTTACCGCGAGATTCGTCTGCTATCCTCCGCGCCGTTCTGCATCGAACCTCTGAACGCCTCGATCGAAGGAAAGCCGCGAAATGACCGCTCCCGTTGCTGTGATACTGGCCGCCGGCAGAGCACTCGCATGAAGTCCGAACTGCCGAAGGTTTTGCATCCGGTCTGCGGTCGGTTGATGATCGAATTCGTGCTGGATGCGGCTCGCGACGCCGGTGTCGGCAAGCTGATCGTTGTTGTCGGACACAAGGCGGACACCGTGCGGGACGCGTTGAAACATCACGGCGACGTCGTCTTCGCCGAGCAGAAGGAGCAGAACGGCACCGGTCATGCTGTGATGATGTGTGAACAGGAACTCGATGGCCACGACGGTTCCACGCTGATTCTTGCCGGAGACACGCCGCTGCTGCGGGGTTCGTCGCTGAAAGCGCTGCTGGATCATCAGCAGCGGGAAAACGCGTCGTGTGTGATCGGCACCGCGGATACGGCCAACAACGAAGGACTTGGCCGAGTCGTCCGGGATTCCGCCGGCCGTTTCGTGTGCATTCGCGAACAGAAAGACGCGTCCGAGGAAGAGCGCCGCATCACCGAAATCAACACCGGCTGTTACGCCTTCAGCACGCCGCGACTGCTGAGTTCACTGCGACAACTGAAGCCGAACAACGTTCAGGCCGAGTACTATCTGACCGACTGTCCGCGAATTCTGATGGACGAAGGAGACAACGTGGCGGCAAGCTGCAGTCTGACAATCGAAGAAGCCATCGGCGTGAATACTCGCGTACAGCTGGCGGAAGTTCGTGCTCACATCCAGCGCGAAATCCTGAACGACCTGATGACCAGCGGCGTCACGATCGTCGATCCGCTGCAGACCAGCATCGACTTTGGCGTCAAGATCGGACCGGACACCGTCGTCAAACCGGGCTGCGTCATCGAAGGCCAGGTCACGATTGGAGCGAATTGCACGATCGGCCCGCACGCTCACATCGTTGGCCCGAAGTCGATTGGCGACGGCAGCGTCATCACGCGCACGTGA
- a CDS encoding site-2 protease family protein: protein MYATNTILTFSFPLGQFGPTRVRVSFLLPVVVLAIMWRLGNVPLGLLAGAILIGSVVAHEMAHLLVARGWGGGPDTILLWPLGGLQEYSLVGDFRVRVQTILAGPFANLVILGCCYFPLNADGVLDSLLVPVRGFPLISGESVGMTACRMAFFANWILLLVNLLPLLPFDGGLLLRAFLRERFADVEVRDVMVRLGLVLSLFGLLSAFVFDVSSVVALSAFVLVLHLHEMVRWQEVTGYGDTFEGYDFSEEYEYQDAALDDDESFDREGVDEIAKASQAARRYVRHEEERERREFERQQQEEKRVDEILQKLHDHGRHALNAAELRLLKKAGDRYRSRGQHH from the coding sequence ATGTACGCGACCAATACCATCCTCACGTTTTCCTTCCCGCTGGGTCAGTTCGGGCCGACCCGCGTGCGAGTCAGTTTCTTGCTGCCGGTCGTGGTTCTTGCCATCATGTGGCGGCTCGGTAATGTGCCTCTGGGGCTGCTGGCCGGAGCGATTCTGATTGGCAGCGTGGTTGCTCACGAGATGGCCCATCTGCTGGTCGCGCGGGGCTGGGGCGGCGGTCCTGACACAATTCTGCTCTGGCCGCTCGGCGGTCTCCAGGAATACTCGCTGGTCGGGGACTTTCGCGTACGCGTGCAGACGATCCTTGCCGGACCGTTCGCCAATCTGGTCATTCTCGGATGCTGCTATTTCCCGCTGAACGCCGACGGTGTTCTGGATTCACTGCTGGTCCCAGTTCGCGGGTTTCCCCTGATATCGGGGGAATCCGTGGGAATGACGGCCTGCCGAATGGCATTCTTCGCGAACTGGATTCTGCTGCTGGTGAACCTGCTCCCGCTGCTGCCGTTTGACGGAGGCCTGCTGCTGCGGGCATTTCTGCGAGAACGCTTCGCCGATGTCGAAGTGCGCGACGTGATGGTTCGTCTGGGACTCGTGCTGAGTCTTTTCGGACTTCTGTCTGCGTTTGTGTTTGACGTCAGCAGCGTTGTCGCGCTGTCAGCATTTGTGCTGGTACTTCATCTGCACGAAATGGTGCGGTGGCAGGAAGTAACGGGCTACGGAGACACATTTGAAGGCTATGACTTTTCTGAGGAATACGAATACCAGGACGCCGCGCTGGACGATGACGAGTCGTTCGACCGTGAAGGCGTTGACGAAATCGCAAAAGCCAGCCAGGCCGCTCGAAGATACGTCCGGCACGAAGAAGAACGCGAACGCCGGGAATTTGAACGGCAGCAGCAGGAAGAAAAACGCGTTGACGAGATTCTTCAAAAGCTGCACGACCACGGTCGCCATGCTCTGAACGCGGCCGAACTGCGACTGCTGAAAAAGGCTGGTGATCGGTACCGCAGCCGCGGCCAGCATCATTGA
- a CDS encoding DUF6655 family protein: MQRIGFASLAAAVLLVGIVGCTSSKTSNTARTAKEQMLLSNAIDQSLNKVDFTPMYGQNVFLEDKYLECVDKAYVVGSVRHRVMRAGGRLTTNAEEADVVMELRSGGVGTDTAESFLGTPEIALPGMLTIPEIRLAERKTQFGYSKIGLVIFDAKSRRVLGDGGVAMAQADDNNWFVFGVGPIQNGTLKSDVNRARMTPPGSFRRQIPTTVAFGTRDSVPDASDIQFASEQKPIE, translated from the coding sequence ATGCAACGAATCGGATTCGCCTCCCTGGCGGCTGCAGTTCTGCTGGTTGGGATTGTCGGGTGTACGTCTTCGAAGACTTCGAACACCGCGCGAACAGCCAAGGAACAGATGCTGTTGTCGAACGCCATCGACCAGTCGCTGAACAAAGTCGACTTCACGCCGATGTACGGCCAGAACGTCTTTCTGGAAGACAAGTACCTGGAGTGTGTCGACAAAGCCTATGTTGTCGGTTCCGTTCGCCATCGAGTGATGCGTGCCGGCGGCCGACTGACCACGAATGCCGAAGAGGCAGATGTCGTGATGGAACTCCGCAGCGGAGGCGTCGGCACTGATACCGCCGAGTCGTTTCTCGGAACGCCCGAAATTGCTCTGCCGGGAATGCTGACAATACCGGAAATTCGCCTGGCGGAACGAAAAACGCAGTTCGGGTATTCCAAGATCGGACTGGTGATCTTCGATGCCAAGTCCCGGCGAGTGCTGGGCGACGGCGGTGTGGCGATGGCTCAGGCCGACGACAACAACTGGTTCGTCTTCGGCGTCGGTCCGATTCAGAACGGAACTCTGAAAAGCGACGTCAACCGGGCTCGCATGACACCACCCGGTTCATTCCGCCGCCAGATTCCGACGACCGTCGCGTTCGGAACTCGCGACAGCGTACCGGACGCGTCCGATATTCAGTTTGCCAGCGAACAGAAGCCGATCGAGTAA
- a CDS encoding class I tRNA ligase family protein, producing MSKAFTGFSAESWRMMIDDRAEDVTLLSSVNDAEPTDEQRRILHKTIKAVTDDIDKLSFNTAISRMMEFTNFMSHEDSRPKSVLEPFLLLLSPFAPHLAEELLARADHDNTLAYESWPQYDAALLVEDTVEIPVQIKGKLKAKIHVPNGLDAAALQAAAEADANVQKQLEGRTIVKVIAVPGRMVNFVVR from the coding sequence GTGTCGAAGGCGTTTACCGGTTTCTCGGCCGAGTCCTGGCGGATGATGATCGACGACCGAGCCGAAGACGTCACGCTGTTGTCATCCGTCAATGATGCCGAACCGACCGACGAACAGCGCCGCATTCTGCACAAGACGATCAAGGCGGTCACCGACGACATCGACAAGCTGAGTTTCAACACAGCCATCAGCCGCATGATGGAATTCACCAATTTCATGTCTCACGAAGACAGCCGGCCGAAGTCCGTACTGGAACCGTTCCTGCTGCTGCTCAGCCCGTTCGCTCCGCATCTGGCCGAAGAGCTGCTGGCACGCGCCGACCACGACAACACGCTGGCTTACGAATCGTGGCCGCAGTACGACGCTGCTCTGCTGGTCGAAGACACCGTGGAAATTCCCGTTCAGATCAAAGGCAAACTGAAGGCGAAAATCCACGTCCCCAACGGCCTGGACGCCGCCGCTCTGCAGGCCGCTGCCGAAGCCGACGCCAACGTTCAGAAACAACTCGAAGGCAGGACCATCGTGAAAGTCATCGCCGTGCCTGGCCGGATGGTGAACTTCGTCGTGCGGTAA
- a CDS encoding class I tRNA ligase family protein, producing the protein MSKSRGNVINPDDVVRDYGADSLRCTKCLWDRWNG; encoded by the coding sequence ATGTCCAAGTCTCGAGGCAACGTCATCAACCCCGACGACGTCGTTCGCGACTACGGAGCCGACTCGCTGCGGTGTACGAAATGTTTATGGGACCGCTGGAACGGGTGA
- a CDS encoding class I tRNA ligase family protein: MITPAQAQEVSEYCRKAATKSDLDRTELAKEKTGVFPGSYAINPVNGEQIPIWIADYVLISYGTGAIMAVPAHDDRDMEFAKKFGLKIRSVVCPIPVVAENFLETEIAQADPNAIESTRKSNNMRGRIPSPLISFEN, translated from the coding sequence TTGATCACGCCCGCTCAGGCGCAGGAAGTCAGTGAGTACTGCCGCAAAGCCGCGACCAAAAGCGACCTCGACCGCACGGAACTGGCAAAGGAAAAAACGGGCGTCTTCCCGGGCTCGTACGCGATCAACCCGGTCAACGGCGAACAAATCCCGATCTGGATCGCCGACTACGTCCTGATCAGCTACGGCACCGGAGCCATCATGGCCGTCCCGGCACATGATGATCGCGACATGGAGTTTGCGAAGAAGTTCGGCCTGAAGATCCGCAGCGTCGTGTGCCCGATACCGGTGGTTGCGGAGAACTTCCTGGAAACGGAGATAGCACAAGCTGATCCGAACGCGATCGAATCGACGCGGAAATCCAACAACATGCGCGGACGGATCCCGAGCCCATTGATCAGCTTCGAAAACTGA